In a single window of the Terriglobus roseus genome:
- a CDS encoding GH1 family beta-glucosidase: protein MPSRFSRRTFVQIASSFGAAAALPFRMFGAPPSTAKASATSDRRFPAGFLWGSATASYQVEGAVGEDGRGKTIWDTFSHTAGKTHNGDTGDVATDSYHRYAEDIALMKDLGLKTCRFSVAWSRIFPDGAGQPNQKGIDHYRAFCQALHAAGIEPWCTLYHWDLPQTLEDKGGWQDHDTAKLFADYASYTAGKLADVCSHFMTMNEISTFVDLGYGNGIHAPGLKLGRGKLAQVRHHAVLGHGLAVQAIRAAAPHAKVGSAENLQAIVPVFDSPEHVAAAKKATVEENAGYLTVMRTGKYTDQYLRTLGADAPKFTPEEMKAIGSPLDFQGLNIYTATYARAVNNAKGYDIVGNPSSYPHMESPWLTIGPDALYWAPRLANECWNLKEIYITENGCSAADAVAGDGHIYDTDRVMYLRNYLTHLQRATSEGVPVKGYFLWSLLDNYEWADGYDKRFGITYVDFKTQKRTPKLSSEFYKNVIVKNSL from the coding sequence ATGCCGTCTCGCTTCTCCCGCAGGACCTTCGTCCAGATCGCTTCCTCCTTTGGCGCCGCAGCCGCACTGCCGTTCCGAATGTTCGGGGCACCGCCTTCGACCGCGAAAGCCTCCGCGACGAGCGATCGCCGCTTTCCTGCCGGCTTCCTCTGGGGATCGGCTACGGCCTCGTACCAGGTGGAGGGGGCGGTTGGCGAGGACGGCCGCGGAAAGACGATCTGGGACACCTTCAGCCACACCGCAGGCAAGACGCATAACGGCGACACCGGCGATGTTGCAACGGACAGCTATCACCGCTACGCCGAAGACATCGCGCTCATGAAGGATCTTGGCCTGAAGACCTGCCGGTTCTCGGTGGCATGGTCTCGCATCTTCCCCGATGGCGCGGGACAGCCGAATCAGAAGGGCATCGACCACTACCGGGCCTTCTGCCAGGCCCTGCATGCCGCCGGGATTGAACCCTGGTGCACGCTGTACCACTGGGACCTGCCCCAGACACTGGAAGACAAGGGCGGTTGGCAGGACCATGACACCGCGAAGCTCTTCGCTGACTATGCGAGCTACACCGCGGGGAAGCTGGCGGATGTCTGTTCCCACTTCATGACCATGAACGAGATCAGCACGTTCGTTGACCTGGGGTATGGCAACGGCATCCATGCGCCCGGCCTGAAGCTGGGCCGGGGCAAGCTGGCACAGGTGCGGCACCATGCCGTGCTGGGACACGGCCTTGCAGTGCAGGCGATCCGTGCAGCAGCTCCGCACGCGAAGGTGGGTTCGGCGGAAAACCTGCAGGCGATCGTGCCGGTCTTCGATTCGCCGGAACACGTGGCGGCAGCGAAGAAGGCTACCGTCGAAGAGAACGCCGGCTACCTGACCGTAATGCGTACCGGAAAATACACCGACCAGTACCTGCGAACGCTGGGTGCCGATGCTCCGAAGTTCACGCCGGAGGAGATGAAGGCGATCGGGTCGCCGCTCGACTTTCAGGGACTGAACATCTACACGGCCACCTATGCGCGCGCCGTCAACAATGCGAAGGGGTACGACATCGTCGGGAATCCGTCGTCGTATCCGCACATGGAAAGCCCGTGGCTGACCATCGGCCCGGATGCGCTGTACTGGGCGCCGCGGCTGGCGAATGAGTGCTGGAATTTGAAAGAGATCTACATCACGGAGAATGGCTGCTCCGCCGCGGATGCGGTTGCGGGTGACGGCCACATCTATGACACCGATCGCGTCATGTACCTGCGCAACTACCTCACGCATCTGCAGCGAGCGACAAGCGAGGGTGTCCCCGTAAAGGGCTACTTCCTTTGGAGTCTGCTGGATAACTACGAGTGGGCCGACGGCTACGACAAGCGCTTCGGGATCACGTATGTGGACTTTAAGACACAGAAGCGCACGCCGAAGTTAAGCAGTGAGTTTTATAAGAACGTGATTGTGAAGAATTCGCTATAG
- a CDS encoding 2-oxoglutarate dehydrogenase E1 component, with protein sequence MANRAKSNGKATAAAQTAAPAMEETVSNPQLRTEVFEIFRRWGYLQATLDPLKQYLPAEPFPIELPEGSDAIAEEARRYYCGNIALEFSHIASPEKREWLQQKMEQLPVETPKQQAHTLTGLIKADIFEQTIQQRYLGTKRFSLEGLTALIPYLDRTFEVSSALGVEVCHFAMNHRGRLNVMVNTVGRSAADIFTKFEDVDPRSHLGGGDVKYHQGATGTYTAPDGKTVKLHLASNPSHLEAVDPVIMGRARARQVRLGADGPKKVLPIIIHGDAAFAGQGIWAETLVLATINGYTVGGTIQIVVNNLLGFTAEPLESNSSRFATDMAKRLPIPIFHVNAEDPDAVVRVAAIAAEYRATFASDVVVDLIGYRRHGHSEVDDPTVTQPRRYAKIKETELLYKSYAKRIGVDAAPEIKATSDKFLADQALGKEALHPPTLAELPDYWDKYKGGYLPAIDPAVTGLPVDEIKRLTSLIVKTPEGFNVHPKVKALLKQREEMGAGTKPFDFGTAELVAYAALLEKGTPVRLSGQDSQRGTFNQRHSFFTDVETEKRWSPLQNISPNQGQFEAYNSMLSEAGVLGFEYGYSRDFPETLTLWEAQFGDFANGAQIIIDQFIAAGEAKWHLYSGVVMLLPHGYEGQGPEHSSARMERFLQLCATDNMYVTQPSNAAQYFHLLRRQALSEYRKPLVVFTPKSMLRHPDAVSPIADFGAEHFQTVLPDMEAKDPKRILVCSGKIGHNLRVERAKRGDYSNAIVFVEQLYPWPEEALSKALAMYPSAEEVVFVQEEPANMGPLSYAYPLLKRTAGNRRVLRVSRSAAASPATGSAKAHELEEKMLLELALGKK encoded by the coding sequence ATGGCGAACAGGGCGAAGTCAAACGGCAAGGCAACAGCAGCGGCGCAGACAGCAGCGCCAGCGATGGAAGAAACCGTGAGCAACCCGCAGTTACGAACCGAAGTCTTTGAAATCTTTCGGCGCTGGGGATACCTGCAGGCGACACTCGATCCGCTGAAGCAGTACCTTCCTGCAGAACCATTCCCCATCGAATTGCCCGAAGGATCGGACGCGATTGCCGAGGAAGCGCGCCGTTACTACTGCGGAAATATCGCGCTCGAGTTCTCTCACATTGCCTCGCCTGAAAAGCGCGAGTGGCTCCAGCAGAAGATGGAGCAGTTGCCGGTCGAGACACCGAAGCAGCAGGCTCACACGCTGACCGGCCTGATCAAGGCAGACATCTTTGAGCAGACTATTCAGCAGCGATACCTGGGCACCAAGCGCTTCTCGCTTGAGGGCCTGACGGCACTGATTCCTTACCTCGATCGTACGTTTGAAGTCAGTTCCGCACTTGGCGTTGAAGTCTGCCACTTTGCTATGAATCATCGTGGCCGTCTGAATGTGATGGTCAACACCGTCGGCCGTTCCGCAGCAGATATCTTTACCAAGTTTGAAGATGTCGATCCGCGCAGCCACCTCGGCGGCGGCGACGTGAAGTACCACCAGGGTGCGACGGGTACGTACACCGCTCCTGACGGCAAGACGGTCAAGCTTCACCTCGCTTCAAACCCATCGCATCTTGAAGCAGTGGATCCGGTCATCATGGGCCGCGCCCGTGCGCGGCAGGTCCGTCTGGGTGCCGATGGTCCGAAGAAGGTGTTGCCGATCATCATCCACGGCGACGCAGCGTTCGCCGGTCAGGGCATCTGGGCTGAGACGCTGGTGCTTGCGACCATCAATGGCTACACCGTTGGCGGCACCATCCAGATTGTCGTAAACAACCTGCTCGGCTTCACTGCAGAGCCGCTGGAATCGAATTCCTCACGCTTTGCGACGGACATGGCGAAGCGCCTGCCGATTCCTATCTTCCATGTGAACGCAGAGGATCCGGACGCAGTCGTTCGCGTGGCCGCAATCGCTGCGGAGTATCGCGCAACCTTCGCGTCCGATGTCGTTGTTGACCTCATCGGTTATCGCCGTCACGGCCACTCTGAAGTGGATGACCCAACGGTGACGCAGCCGCGCCGCTACGCGAAGATCAAGGAAACGGAACTGCTCTACAAGAGCTACGCCAAGCGCATCGGCGTGGATGCAGCACCGGAGATCAAGGCCACCAGCGACAAGTTCCTCGCGGACCAGGCGCTTGGCAAAGAAGCCCTGCATCCGCCCACACTGGCGGAACTGCCGGACTACTGGGATAAGTACAAGGGCGGCTATCTGCCCGCGATTGATCCGGCAGTCACTGGCCTGCCGGTGGATGAGATCAAGCGCCTTACGTCGCTGATTGTAAAGACGCCCGAGGGCTTCAACGTCCATCCCAAGGTCAAGGCTCTCCTGAAGCAGCGCGAAGAGATGGGCGCAGGCACGAAGCCATTCGACTTCGGTACGGCCGAGCTCGTTGCGTACGCCGCGTTGCTGGAAAAGGGTACCCCCGTACGTCTCTCCGGACAGGATTCGCAGCGCGGCACCTTCAACCAGCGCCATAGTTTCTTCACAGACGTTGAGACGGAAAAGCGCTGGTCACCGCTACAAAACATCAGCCCCAACCAGGGTCAGTTCGAAGCCTACAACTCCATGCTGAGCGAAGCGGGCGTACTCGGGTTCGAGTACGGCTACTCGCGCGACTTCCCGGAGACGTTGACGCTGTGGGAGGCGCAGTTCGGCGACTTCGCCAACGGCGCGCAGATCATCATCGACCAGTTCATCGCAGCCGGCGAAGCGAAGTGGCACTTGTACTCCGGCGTTGTAATGCTGCTGCCGCACGGCTACGAAGGCCAGGGGCCAGAACACTCCTCCGCGCGTATGGAGCGCTTCCTGCAGCTCTGCGCGACAGATAATATGTACGTCACGCAGCCCTCGAACGCTGCGCAATACTTCCACCTGCTGCGCCGTCAGGCACTCAGCGAATACCGCAAACCGCTCGTCGTTTTCACACCGAAGAGCATGCTGCGTCATCCGGATGCAGTCTCACCCATCGCAGACTTCGGTGCCGAGCACTTCCAGACCGTACTACCCGACATGGAAGCGAAAGACCCGAAACGCATCCTCGTCTGCAGCGGAAAGATCGGTCACAACCTGCGCGTGGAGCGTGCGAAGCGCGGCGATTACTCCAACGCAATCGTCTTCGTCGAGCAGCTCTACCCATGGCCGGAGGAAGCGCTTTCAAAGGCTCTCGCAATGTATCCGTCTGCGGAAGAAGTCGTCTTCGTGCAGGAGGAGCCGGCGAACATGGGCCCGCTCAGCTACGCGTATCCCTTGCTGAAGCGCACGGCAGGCAACCGCCGTGTGTTGCGTGTGTCGCGGTCCGCAGCAGCCAGTCCTGCGACGGGATCGGCAAAGGCGCACGAGCTCGAAGAGAAGATGCTGCTCGAACTCGCACTCGGCAAGAAGTAA
- a CDS encoding response regulator, whose translation MHRILLIDDEDDIREVASLTLEATAGWEVITASSGASGIRAAIAEQPEAILMDVMMPEMDGPTTFREMQKNPLIAHIPVILLTAKVQGVDQRRFADLGVAAVLFKPFDPMTLAQQIAEVLHWDTVAV comes from the coding sequence ATGCACCGCATTTTGCTGATCGACGATGAAGATGATATCCGCGAGGTTGCCTCGCTAACCCTGGAAGCAACTGCAGGTTGGGAGGTCATCACCGCCAGCTCGGGTGCAAGCGGCATTCGCGCGGCAATCGCGGAGCAGCCAGAGGCGATCCTGATGGACGTGATGATGCCCGAGATGGACGGCCCCACGACCTTCCGCGAGATGCAGAAGAACCCGTTGATCGCCCACATCCCCGTGATCCTTCTGACGGCGAAGGTACAGGGTGTAGACCAGCGCCGCTTCGCCGACCTGGGCGTGGCCGCCGTTCTATTCAAGCCATTCGATCCGATGACGCTGGCACAGCAGATTGCGGAAGTGCTTCACTGGGATACCGTAGCGGTATAA
- a CDS encoding NAD-dependent succinate-semialdehyde dehydrogenase, producing MRPSVTYTAADASFSINPATGEEIARHAYLRGDAIDHLLQASQSGFVVWSAMPIAQRLGVLQSMATVLRSRLEPMAQTVTQEMGKPIVQARAEVEKCASLCDWYAQNGEAMLADEPTSIGTNAYVSYLPLGSVLGVMPWNFPYWQVMRSAVGVLLSGNAYVLKHAPNVMLCAHLLADAWRVAGLPDGAFTLLHADNEGISRAIADRRIAGVMVTGSVRAGSAIAAQAGGALKKSVLEMGGSDPLIVLADADIERAADAAITGRFQNTGQVCIAAKRILLHASIADEFLDRFVTKTKALVMGDPTRDETYLGPMARFDLRDAMAEQVRQSQAEGAKTLLAGGIVEGRGNFYAPTILADVTRSMTCFREEVFGPVASLISVRDASEALALANDSEFGLCASLWTEDRTAAKQFARQLQAGGLFLNSIPVSDPRVPIGGVKHSGYGRELSHFGVREFTNAQTVWFDRT from the coding sequence ATGCGACCTTCCGTCACCTACACCGCCGCAGACGCATCCTTCTCTATCAATCCTGCAACCGGCGAGGAGATCGCGCGACACGCCTACCTGAGAGGCGATGCCATCGACCACTTGCTGCAGGCATCCCAGTCAGGCTTCGTCGTCTGGTCTGCAATGCCGATTGCACAGCGTCTTGGCGTTTTGCAGAGCATGGCAACCGTCCTCAGGTCACGCCTGGAACCGATGGCGCAGACCGTCACGCAGGAGATGGGCAAGCCTATCGTGCAGGCTCGCGCAGAGGTGGAAAAGTGCGCTTCGCTGTGCGACTGGTACGCACAAAACGGCGAGGCGATGTTGGCCGATGAACCCACCAGCATCGGCACGAATGCCTACGTGTCGTATCTGCCGCTCGGTTCCGTGCTGGGCGTGATGCCGTGGAACTTCCCTTACTGGCAGGTGATGCGGTCCGCCGTTGGCGTGCTGTTGAGCGGAAATGCCTACGTGCTGAAACACGCGCCGAACGTGATGTTATGCGCGCATCTATTGGCAGATGCATGGCGCGTGGCCGGGCTGCCCGACGGGGCTTTTACTTTGCTGCACGCGGACAACGAGGGTATCTCACGCGCGATCGCCGACCGACGCATTGCAGGCGTTATGGTGACGGGCAGCGTGCGAGCGGGATCGGCCATTGCGGCGCAAGCGGGTGGTGCTCTCAAGAAGTCAGTGTTAGAGATGGGCGGATCCGATCCTCTCATCGTTCTTGCGGATGCCGATATCGAACGTGCTGCAGACGCCGCAATCACCGGTCGCTTTCAGAACACCGGGCAGGTTTGCATCGCGGCAAAACGCATCCTTTTGCACGCCAGCATCGCCGACGAATTCCTGGATCGATTCGTCACAAAGACCAAGGCGCTGGTGATGGGTGATCCGACACGAGATGAGACCTACCTTGGCCCCATGGCACGCTTCGATCTGCGCGACGCGATGGCAGAGCAGGTACGGCAATCACAGGCAGAGGGAGCGAAAACGCTGCTGGCCGGCGGCATCGTGGAAGGTCGAGGTAACTTTTACGCTCCCACCATCCTTGCGGATGTAACGCGCTCGATGACGTGCTTCCGCGAGGAGGTCTTCGGCCCCGTAGCTTCGTTGATCAGCGTGCGCGATGCCTCGGAGGCACTGGCGCTGGCGAATGATAGCGAGTTCGGTCTGTGCGCCTCTTTGTGGACGGAAGATCGCACTGCTGCAAAGCAGTTCGCGCGGCAGTTGCAGGCAGGCGGCCTCTTCCTCAACTCAATCCCCGTGTCCGACCCACGCGTGCCGATTGGCGGCGTGAAGCACAGCGGCTACGGTCGCGAGCTGTCGCACTTCGGTGTGCGCGAATTCACAAACGCACAGACCGTCTGGTTCGATCGCACGTAA
- a CDS encoding Hpt domain-containing protein codes for MPDELQAAIAAIWQKSIPQCRARLALLQQAADDLATSRTLDPEQRAEALDIAHKLAGSLGMFGFSDATDHARAIELTLENDGLPQPERLQEQVSALVACMSPRLVS; via the coding sequence GTGCCCGACGAACTCCAAGCCGCCATTGCCGCAATCTGGCAAAAGTCCATTCCGCAGTGCAGAGCGCGGCTGGCTCTGTTGCAACAGGCTGCGGATGATCTTGCAACCTCTCGAACGCTTGATCCGGAGCAGCGCGCAGAGGCGCTTGACATTGCGCACAAGCTGGCTGGCTCGCTCGGCATGTTTGGCTTCTCCGACGCCACGGACCATGCTCGCGCCATCGAGTTGACACTGGAAAATGACGGCCTGCCCCAGCCGGAACGGCTGCAGGAACAGGTAAGCGCCCTGGTTGCCTGTATGAGTCCACGCCTAGTCTCCTAA
- a CDS encoding MFS transporter, with amino-acid sequence MNPEAGQDNTDEAPMPVVKPAVAVAAAPVTAAGTPAHVPEPPEVPGGKSNGFAPLAIPLFRDRWIASTVSGVGTWMQDTAATWLMTALTGSPLLIALMQTAASMPVLLLGLFAGATADIFERRRLLIFWQTWQMAAVALMAVLALFGVISPVMLLALTFLMNVGSAMNSPAWQAIVPELVPRDQLPNAVSLAAASNNLARAVGPALGGLMVAAFVKASTGAGWVFALNAGSFAAVIWVLYVWKRKPLFKSALPAERIMGSVETGLRYLRYAPALQAVYLRSFLFTFSVAAVWSLLSVVARREFEHGRISGALGYGILNGSMGLGAVVAAVMLARVRARFSADRILAVASLQYIATMLVLAYVHFVWLDILFLIAGGFAWTSTMSTLNVSVQLSSPGWVQARALGMYQMVFQGGLALGSIAWGAVAEHTSVTVALASSACMMAVCLPLTLRLHVLRGTLPDLSPYQWKRPVPHLEIEPAPQDGPVRILVDYVVPVEHYNEFVMKVHKLRDVRLRAGAIRWGVFRDGNDAERLEETFVMESWLDYLRSRERMTTADFELLQAVRDLHKADELPRVTHQVYAKEIAPEAAE; translated from the coding sequence ATGAATCCCGAAGCAGGCCAAGACAACACCGACGAAGCACCCATGCCGGTGGTAAAGCCTGCTGTGGCCGTAGCTGCCGCTCCCGTCACCGCAGCAGGCACACCCGCGCACGTACCCGAGCCGCCTGAAGTGCCGGGCGGTAAGAGCAACGGCTTCGCACCGCTTGCCATTCCACTCTTCCGCGACCGCTGGATCGCCTCCACCGTCTCTGGTGTGGGTACGTGGATGCAGGACACTGCTGCAACCTGGCTGATGACCGCACTGACCGGGTCGCCACTGCTGATCGCGCTGATGCAGACGGCAGCCAGCATGCCAGTCCTGTTGCTCGGCCTGTTCGCAGGCGCGACCGCCGATATCTTCGAGCGCCGCAGACTCTTGATCTTCTGGCAGACGTGGCAGATGGCAGCTGTCGCCCTGATGGCGGTGCTGGCGCTCTTCGGTGTCATCAGCCCGGTCATGCTGTTAGCGCTGACCTTCCTGATGAACGTCGGTTCGGCGATGAACAGCCCGGCATGGCAAGCGATTGTGCCGGAGCTGGTACCACGCGATCAGCTGCCGAATGCCGTATCCCTCGCCGCCGCCAGCAACAACCTGGCTCGCGCCGTAGGGCCTGCGCTGGGCGGCCTGATGGTTGCAGCCTTCGTGAAAGCGAGCACGGGCGCTGGATGGGTCTTTGCTCTGAACGCGGGGTCATTCGCTGCCGTCATCTGGGTGTTGTATGTCTGGAAGCGGAAGCCGCTCTTCAAGTCCGCACTGCCGGCCGAGCGCATCATGGGCTCCGTCGAAACGGGCCTGCGCTATCTGCGCTACGCGCCCGCGCTGCAGGCCGTTTACCTTCGGTCGTTTCTCTTCACCTTCTCGGTCGCAGCAGTCTGGTCGCTGCTGTCGGTTGTCGCACGACGCGAGTTCGAGCATGGACGCATCTCCGGTGCGCTGGGCTACGGCATCCTGAACGGATCCATGGGATTGGGCGCTGTCGTGGCGGCAGTCATGCTGGCCCGGGTTCGCGCGCGCTTCAGCGCGGATCGTATCCTCGCAGTCGCCAGCCTGCAGTACATCGCGACCATGCTGGTACTGGCGTATGTGCACTTTGTGTGGCTCGACATCCTGTTCCTGATCGCCGGTGGATTCGCCTGGACCAGCACCATGTCCACATTGAATGTCAGTGTGCAGCTCTCTTCACCCGGCTGGGTGCAGGCGCGTGCGCTGGGCATGTATCAGATGGTCTTCCAGGGAGGCCTGGCGCTGGGCTCTATCGCATGGGGAGCAGTTGCGGAACACACCAGCGTGACTGTCGCACTGGCCAGCAGCGCCTGCATGATGGCCGTCTGCCTGCCGCTGACGTTACGCCTCCACGTGTTGCGCGGCACGCTGCCCGACCTATCGCCCTACCAATGGAAGCGCCCCGTACCGCACCTGGAAATCGAACCGGCGCCGCAGGATGGGCCGGTACGTATCCTGGTGGATTACGTTGTGCCGGTGGAGCATTACAACGAATTTGTCATGAAGGTGCACAAGCTGCGCGATGTCCGTCTGCGCGCCGGCGCGATTCGATGGGGTGTGTTCCGAGACGGCAATGATGCCGAGCGATTGGAAGAGACCTTCGTGATGGAAAGCTGGCTGGACTATCTTCGCAGTCGCGAACGCATGACAACGGCCGACTTCGAACTGCTGCAGGCAGTGCGCGATCTGCACAAAGCGGACGAGCTACCGCGCGTGACGCACCAGGTATACGCGAAGGAGATCGCACCCGAAGCGGCTGAGTAG
- a CDS encoding 1,9-bis(guanidino)-5-aza-nonane synthase: MPTKQELLQTPIKHIDITEHNVVPLVDAMASMAYSSRDLARAATIYDMMLRDTECGVILCLAGSLISAGLQKVIVDLVRNNMVDAIVSTGANIVDQDFFEALGYRHYVAGEEYKYGAGDAELRELMIDRIYDTFIDEEELRVCDETTHQIINGMKPGVYSSREYIREMGKYLADNGRTPKNGNADSIVLACYELDVPIFCPAFSDCSFGFGIVAHQHARQGKPMCSIDSGKDFYELTQLKLENPTTGLLMIGGGVPKNFAQDIVVAADILGVEASMHKYAIQITVADARDGALSGSTLKEASSWGKVDLTWEQMVFSEATIALPLIAGYAFHKKAQAARTGKHFSQLLEPVTA; the protein is encoded by the coding sequence ATGCCGACGAAACAGGAACTCCTCCAGACCCCCATCAAGCACATCGACATCACCGAGCACAATGTCGTGCCGCTGGTCGATGCCATGGCCTCCATGGCCTACTCTTCGCGTGACCTTGCTCGTGCCGCGACCATCTACGACATGATGCTGCGCGATACCGAGTGCGGCGTGATCCTTTGCCTGGCCGGATCGCTGATCTCTGCGGGCCTGCAGAAGGTCATTGTCGACCTGGTGCGCAACAACATGGTGGACGCGATTGTCTCCACTGGCGCGAACATCGTCGACCAGGATTTCTTTGAAGCCCTTGGCTACCGCCACTATGTTGCCGGCGAAGAGTACAAGTACGGCGCGGGTGATGCCGAGCTGCGCGAGCTGATGATCGATCGCATCTATGACACCTTCATCGATGAGGAAGAGCTGCGCGTCTGTGATGAGACGACGCACCAGATCATCAACGGCATGAAGCCCGGCGTCTATTCGTCGCGTGAGTACATCCGCGAGATGGGCAAGTACCTGGCGGACAACGGCCGTACGCCGAAGAATGGCAACGCCGACTCCATCGTGCTGGCCTGCTATGAGCTGGACGTGCCGATCTTCTGCCCGGCATTTTCGGATTGCTCCTTTGGCTTCGGCATCGTGGCGCATCAGCATGCGCGCCAGGGCAAGCCCATGTGCTCCATCGACTCGGGCAAGGACTTCTACGAGCTGACGCAGTTGAAGCTGGAAAACCCGACGACCGGCCTGCTGATGATTGGCGGCGGTGTTCCGAAGAACTTTGCGCAGGACATCGTGGTGGCTGCGGATATCCTGGGCGTTGAAGCCAGCATGCACAAGTACGCCATCCAGATCACGGTGGCCGACGCTCGCGACGGCGCCCTCTCCGGATCGACGCTGAAGGAAGCTTCGAGCTGGGGCAAGGTCGACCTGACGTGGGAGCAGATGGTGTTCAGCGAGGCGACGATTGCCCTGCCGCTGATTGCCGGCTATGCCTTCCACAAGAAGGCCCAGGCCGCCCGTACCGGCAAGCACTTCTCGCAGCTGCTGGAGCCCGTTACCGCATAA
- a CDS encoding phage holin family protein, with protein sequence MLHLLLIWILSALSLVIAAYLLPTVEIESFGIAMIAAVLIGLLNATLGFLIRILAFPLTWLLPGLMYLICDAIMIWIVSRVLRGFAVKNFTAAFLCALVVAVVNILLGSLV encoded by the coding sequence ATGTTGCATCTTCTTCTTATCTGGATTCTCAGCGCGCTTTCGCTGGTGATTGCGGCTTACCTGCTGCCCACCGTCGAGATCGAGAGCTTTGGGATCGCCATGATTGCGGCCGTGTTGATCGGCTTGCTCAACGCCACACTGGGTTTCCTGATTCGCATACTGGCCTTCCCTTTGACATGGCTCTTGCCCGGTCTGATGTACCTGATCTGCGACGCGATCATGATCTGGATTGTTTCCCGCGTACTGCGTGGCTTTGCCGTGAAGAACTTTACAGCGGCCTTTCTCTGCGCGCTGGTCGTCGCCGTCGTGAACATCCTGCTCGGCAGCCTGGTCTAG
- a CDS encoding zinc-binding alcohol dehydrogenase family protein, with amino-acid sequence MKAVGYKAPLPIDDPDALLDIELAEPVARDRDLLVEVKAISVNPVDTKQRKSAKPDEGQEYKVLGWDCAGVVVGVGKLTSLFKKGDEVFYAGCIARQGANAQFHTVDERIVAHKPKKFSFAEAAALPLTSLTAWEILFDRFGVEQRRISYNATRKGSILIIGAAGGVGSMLMQIASHLTPLTVVATASRPETTDWCRSMGAHYVIDHHRDIRTQMQELGLGEVEYIALLSATDTHYPGIAELLAPQGKIAIIDDPQKPVDARPLKRKSGSICWEFMFTRSYYETPDILRQHDSLTEVAKLMDLGSLKTTLTQNYGAINAQNLKMAHAWIESGRSIGKIVLEGWE; translated from the coding sequence ATGAAGGCTGTTGGCTACAAGGCACCCCTGCCCATCGACGATCCCGACGCTCTCCTCGACATCGAACTGGCCGAGCCGGTTGCGCGCGACCGCGACCTGCTGGTTGAGGTCAAAGCGATCTCGGTCAATCCAGTCGACACCAAGCAGCGCAAGAGCGCGAAGCCGGACGAGGGCCAGGAGTACAAGGTGCTCGGCTGGGACTGCGCTGGCGTTGTCGTCGGTGTGGGTAAGCTCACGTCCCTCTTCAAAAAGGGCGACGAGGTCTTCTATGCAGGCTGCATCGCTCGTCAGGGTGCGAACGCCCAGTTCCACACGGTGGATGAGCGCATCGTCGCGCACAAGCCAAAGAAGTTCAGCTTCGCCGAGGCGGCAGCGCTGCCGTTAACCTCTCTAACGGCATGGGAGATCCTCTTCGACCGCTTTGGTGTCGAGCAGCGTCGCATCAGCTACAACGCCACGCGTAAGGGATCGATCCTCATCATCGGCGCGGCGGGTGGCGTCGGTTCCATGCTCATGCAGATCGCTTCGCACCTGACTCCGCTGACCGTCGTCGCCACCGCATCCCGGCCGGAGACGACCGACTGGTGCCGCAGCATGGGCGCGCATTACGTCATCGATCATCACCGCGATATCCGTACGCAGATGCAGGAACTCGGTCTGGGCGAAGTCGAATACATCGCGCTTCTGTCAGCCACCGACACGCACTACCCGGGCATTGCAGAGTTGCTGGCGCCACAGGGCAAGATCGCAATCATCGACGATCCGCAGAAGCCGGTGGATGCACGTCCGCTGAAGCGCAAGAGCGGCTCCATTTGTTGGGAGTTCATGTTCACGCGGTCCTATTACGAGACGCCCGACATCCTGCGTCAGCATGACTCGCTGACTGAGGTGGCCAAGCTCATGGACCTCGGTTCCCTGAAGACGACACTCACCCAGAACTACGGAGCCATCAACGCGCAAAACCTGAAGATGGCGCACGCGTGGATCGAGAGCGGCCGCTCCATTGGCAAGATCGTCCTCGAAGGCTGGGAGTAG